The Oryzias latipes chromosome 4, ASM223467v1 genome includes a window with the following:
- the b3gnt7 gene encoding UDP-GlcNAc:betaGal beta-1,3-N-acetylglucosaminyltransferase 7, with product MNNRERWRFCKRATVMFFLAAVALTVVHRGSIDMKSRFELERQVRMHASDGVEPNAALKEEHIFSVRVKDFWDVAEQKQQPELIVTAPSEKLPATEGLSPTSWDVTTLNCSPNLNLSQQSWFRDLGSNFQQFLLYRHCRLFPMVFNHPEKCSGEIFLLIVIKSVATQHDRREVIRKTWGKEQVLDGKRVKTLFLLGKPSNEAERENHQKLVEYEDKIYGDILQWDFLDSFFNLTLKETHFLKWFHTYCPNVRYVFKGDDDVFVSVENIFEYLESIKNEKNMFVGDVLVKAKPIRKKENKYYIPEALYNETYYPPYAGGGGFLMDGPLARRLDRAANTLELFPIDDVFLGMCLEVLHVTPTKHNAFKTFGLVKNRKSRLNREPCFFKNMIVVHKLLPPELMHMWHLVNSDLVCSQKVELL from the coding sequence atGAATAATCGTGAACGCTGGAGATTTTGCAAGAGAGCAACTGTCATGTTCTTCTTGGCTGCTGTGGCTCTGACTGTCGTCCATAGAGGGAGCATCGATATGAAGTCTCGCTTCGAGCTGGAGAGGCAGGTTCGCATGCATGCTTCTGATGGAGTGGAGCCAAATGCGGCCCTAAAAGAGGAACATATCTTTTCGGTCCGTGTAAAAGATTTCTGGGACGTCGcagagcagaagcagcagccagAGCTGATAGTTACAGCTCCCTCTGAAAAGCTTCCTGCCACTGAGGGCCTCAGCCCTACCTCTTGGGACGTGACCACCTTGAACTGTAGTCCCAACCTCAACCTCTCACAACAGTCGTGGTTCCGAGACTTGGGGAGCAACTTCCAGCAGTTCCTGCTTTATCGCCACTGTCGCTTATTTCCCATGGTCTTTAACCACCCAGAGAAGTGTTCAGGGGAGATATTTTTGCTCATTGTCATAAAATCCGTGGCAACGCAGCACGACCGTCGAGAGGTCATTCGAAAAACCTGGGGCAAAGAACAAGTGTTAGATGGTAAGAGGGTAAAGACTCTCTTCCTCCTTGGCAAACCTTCCAACGAAGCAGAAAGAGAAAACCATCAGAAACTAGTGGAATATGAAGACAAAATCTATGGGGACATTCTCCAGTGGGACTTCTTAGATAGTTTCTTCAATCTGACACTTAAAGAGACTCACTTTCTCAAGTGGTTCCACACCTACTGCCCCAACGTGCGTTATGTCTTCAAGGGAGATGATGACGTCTTCGTCAGTGTGGAGAACATTTTTGAGTATCTGGAAAGCATCAAAAACGAAAAGAACATGTTCGTAGGGGACGTTCTTGTAAAAGCTAAGCCCATTcgcaaaaaggaaaacaaatattacatcccAGAGGCTTTGTACAATGAAACTTACTACCCTCCGTATGCAGGCGGAGGGGGTTTCCTCATGGATGGGCCTCTGGCCAGGAGACTTGATAGGGCTGCAAATACACTGGAGCTTTTTCCAATTGATGATGTCTTCCTGGGCATGTGTCTGGAGGTGCTCCACGTGACCCCGACGAAACACAATGCCTTTAAGACGTTTGGCTTAGTGAAGAATAGAAAGAGCAGGCTGAACAGAGAGccttgtttctttaaaaacatgattgtgGTGCACAAACTGCTTCCACCAGAGCTTATGCACATGTGGCATCTGGTCAACAGTGACCTGGTCTGCTCACAGAAAGTTGAACTTCTATAG